A genomic window from Micromonospora ferruginea includes:
- a CDS encoding MFS transporter: MTRLVETAGVDGRRLFHRDFCLWYLARSISVAGTAASAVALPLLVYRTSASPTLTAAVVGLEALPYLLFGLFAGAAADRLRRRRMMIVADVCCALLLATVPLAALFDVLTPGYLLVVAFGVGCGFCWFDAAAWGAFVRIVGKPGVTRANSLIWSTEIVLEIAAPAAAGLLAAIADPTLVLAVDAATYLASAALLARIRTGLDPEPAVARRLRAEIAEGLRHLWRTRVLRTLTAAGFGLNVAAGGVVGLLVVHADEVLDLSPEDRRLGLLYAAAAVGSLVAAVILPRASRWAGQGTVSVTGLVIFVAALVGLAGTSVFALALVWWAVWAVARLTVNANGITVRQLLTPDALQGRVNTTGRMLAWGGTPFGALIGGLAADAYGARVAYLLLAVPVVLSLALVIASPVPGLRIRVD, encoded by the coding sequence GTGACACGGCTCGTCGAGACAGCCGGCGTCGACGGACGCCGGCTGTTTCACCGTGACTTCTGCCTCTGGTACCTCGCCCGGTCGATCTCGGTCGCCGGGACCGCCGCCAGCGCCGTCGCCCTGCCGCTGCTCGTCTACCGGACGAGCGCGTCCCCGACGCTGACCGCGGCGGTGGTCGGGCTCGAAGCCCTGCCGTACCTGCTGTTCGGGCTCTTCGCCGGCGCCGCCGCCGACCGCCTGCGGCGTCGGCGCATGATGATCGTCGCGGACGTGTGCTGCGCGCTGCTGCTCGCCACCGTGCCGCTCGCCGCGCTGTTCGACGTGCTGACCCCCGGTTACCTGCTCGTCGTGGCGTTCGGCGTGGGTTGCGGTTTCTGCTGGTTCGACGCCGCGGCGTGGGGCGCCTTCGTCCGCATCGTCGGCAAGCCGGGGGTCACCCGGGCGAACAGCCTCATCTGGTCCACCGAGATCGTGCTGGAGATCGCCGCGCCCGCCGCCGCCGGACTGCTCGCCGCGATCGCCGACCCCACCCTGGTGCTGGCCGTCGACGCCGCCACCTACCTGGCGTCCGCGGCGCTGCTCGCCCGGATCCGCACCGGGTTGGATCCAGAACCGGCGGTGGCCCGCCGGCTGCGCGCCGAGATCGCCGAGGGACTGCGCCACCTCTGGCGGACGCGGGTCCTACGAACGCTGACCGCTGCCGGTTTCGGACTCAACGTCGCCGCCGGCGGTGTGGTGGGTCTGCTCGTCGTCCACGCCGACGAGGTGCTCGACCTCAGCCCGGAGGACCGGCGCCTGGGTCTGCTCTACGCGGCCGCCGCGGTCGGCTCACTGGTCGCCGCCGTCATCCTGCCCAGGGCCAGCCGGTGGGCCGGCCAGGGAACGGTGTCCGTCACCGGGCTCGTCATCTTCGTCGCGGCCCTCGTCGGCCTGGCCGGCACGTCGGTGTTCGCCCTGGCGCTGGTGTGGTGGGCGGTCTGGGCCGTGGCACGCCTGACCGTGAACGCGAACGGCATCACCGTGCGCCAACTGCTCACACCCGACGCGCTGCAGGGCCGGGTCAACACCACCGGGCGAATGCTGGCCTGGGGCGGTACGCCGTTCGGCGCCCTGATCGGCGGGCTGGCCGCGGACGCCTACGGGGCCCGGGTCGCGTACCTTCTGTTGGCGGTGCCCGTCGTGCTCAGCCTGGCCCTGGTCATCGCCTCACCGGTGCCCGGCCTACGGATCAGGGTCGACTAG
- a CDS encoding CocE/NonD family hydrolase, with amino-acid sequence MSTSPVIDVNPKKPPTSRITAARLVAAGAAMSLLVGLGAWSQSSSAAPAVATAEDAVTHAENERVAKGARWTQHYFPSSDGSDVELHADVLLPENLPEGEKVPVVLSVGAYFGHSGQLEDEKHPHTGPSNRFYDFIEGTDLFSRGYAFVMVDQRGFGGSTGCLDFQGPGEQADVKAAIDWAATQPWSTGAVGMYGKSYDAITGLIGNNLNQDALKAVVAQEPIWDLYRNIRSNGVPRSTIGNVATSYNRIATLPPLPDDDERYRTNAAYEKTHPCVAVNSIQYLTAAYESEFWQTRDLARQAKGSDTPLFITQGFTEWNTEPEAMEEYLTNHQGPQRGWLGPWDHKRGNERAADGRLEMGRDGWFAETISFFDQYLLGVKPTVAYPPYAIQDNNGRWRAQDTWPVVDSSPTLALPGGRYLDDSAEGDPEVDTGNSFYRWSRPLRQATRVTGTPRLSLTARGHGNLMVRLYDVAPDGTGVFFNEQVALVNGGRLALDLKSNDWTLAAGHRLAVQIGTIQAPGLFSDWTDTPSNRTITVEDVRLHLDLDDPRDDRPTAGDRAVYLDTYTALSTTGKMPVGKPSFTVPAPRR; translated from the coding sequence ATGTCCACCTCACCCGTCATCGACGTCAACCCGAAGAAGCCGCCCACATCGCGGATCACTGCGGCCCGCCTCGTAGCTGCCGGCGCCGCGATGTCCCTGCTGGTCGGCCTCGGCGCCTGGTCGCAGTCCTCCTCGGCGGCGCCGGCGGTCGCCACCGCCGAGGATGCGGTCACCCACGCCGAGAACGAGCGGGTGGCCAAGGGGGCCCGGTGGACACAGCACTACTTCCCCTCCTCCGACGGGTCGGACGTCGAGTTGCACGCCGACGTCCTGCTGCCCGAGAACCTGCCCGAGGGCGAGAAGGTGCCGGTGGTCCTGTCGGTGGGCGCCTACTTCGGGCACTCCGGGCAGCTCGAGGACGAGAAGCACCCGCACACCGGCCCCTCGAACCGCTTCTACGACTTCATCGAGGGCACCGACCTGTTCTCCCGCGGCTACGCGTTCGTCATGGTCGACCAGCGCGGCTTCGGCGGCTCCACCGGATGCCTCGACTTCCAGGGCCCCGGCGAGCAGGCCGACGTCAAGGCGGCGATCGACTGGGCCGCCACCCAGCCCTGGTCCACCGGCGCCGTCGGCATGTACGGCAAGTCCTACGACGCCATCACCGGCCTGATCGGCAACAACCTCAACCAGGATGCCCTCAAGGCGGTCGTCGCCCAGGAACCCATCTGGGACCTGTACCGCAACATCCGCTCCAACGGCGTGCCCCGCTCGACCATCGGCAACGTGGCCACCAGCTACAACCGGATCGCCACCCTGCCCCCACTGCCCGACGACGACGAGCGCTACCGGACCAACGCCGCGTACGAGAAGACGCACCCCTGCGTGGCGGTCAATTCGATCCAGTACCTGACCGCCGCCTACGAGTCCGAGTTCTGGCAGACCCGCGACCTGGCCCGGCAGGCCAAGGGCAGCGACACCCCGCTGTTCATCACCCAGGGCTTCACCGAGTGGAACACCGAACCCGAGGCGATGGAGGAATATCTCACCAACCACCAGGGACCGCAGCGGGGTTGGCTCGGACCGTGGGACCACAAGCGGGGTAACGAACGTGCCGCCGACGGCCGGCTGGAAATGGGCCGCGACGGCTGGTTCGCGGAAACCATCTCCTTCTTCGACCAGTACCTGCTCGGCGTCAAGCCGACGGTCGCCTATCCCCCGTACGCCATCCAGGACAACAACGGCCGGTGGCGCGCCCAGGACACCTGGCCGGTCGTGGACAGCTCGCCCACCCTCGCGCTGCCCGGCGGTCGATACCTCGACGACAGCGCCGAAGGCGACCCCGAGGTCGATACCGGCAACAGCTTCTACCGCTGGTCGCGGCCGCTGCGCCAGGCCACCCGGGTGACCGGCACCCCCCGCCTCTCCCTCACCGCCCGTGGCCACGGCAACCTGATGGTCCGGCTCTACGACGTCGCCCCCGACGGCACCGGGGTCTTCTTCAACGAACAGGTGGCGCTGGTGAACGGTGGCAGGCTCGCATTAGACCTCAAATCGAACGACTGGACCCTCGCCGCCGGCCACCGCCTCGCCGTGCAGATCGGCACCATCCAAGCCCCCGGACTGTTCAGCGACTGGACCGACACGCCCTCCAACCGGACCATCACCGTCGAGGACGTCCGGCTCCACCTCGACCTGGACGACCCGCGCGACGACCGCCCGACGGCTGGCGACCGGGCCGTGTACCTCGACACCTACACCGCTCTCTCCACCACCGGGAAGATGCCCGTCGGCAAGCCCAGCTTCACCGTCCCCGCACCCCGTCGCTGA
- a CDS encoding HAD domain-containing protein, with protein sequence MPGLTHRPLIFLDVDGPLIPFRARPDGRRSSLSGAGTQPPERTGNPLLDRLDPRDGRRLLALGCELVWATTWMADANEIVAPRLGLPDLPVVDWPDGDQDPGRGLHWKTVFLTQWAAGRSFVWLDDETTDADQRWVMAHHPARALLHRVDPYTGLTEADFSVIGQWLAQNGNAA encoded by the coding sequence ATGCCCGGCCTGACCCACCGACCCTTGATCTTCCTCGATGTGGACGGACCACTGATCCCGTTCAGAGCCCGGCCGGACGGCCGCAGAAGCTCCTTGAGCGGTGCCGGCACGCAGCCACCGGAACGGACCGGTAATCCGCTGCTCGATCGGCTCGACCCACGTGACGGTCGCAGGCTGTTGGCCCTGGGATGCGAGTTGGTCTGGGCAACGACGTGGATGGCGGATGCGAACGAGATCGTCGCGCCACGGCTCGGGCTGCCGGACCTCCCGGTGGTCGATTGGCCGGACGGCGACCAGGACCCGGGGCGCGGCCTGCACTGGAAGACCGTGTTCCTGACCCAGTGGGCCGCAGGACGATCATTCGTCTGGCTCGACGACGAGACAACCGATGCCGACCAGCGATGGGTCATGGCCCATCACCCCGCGCGGGCGCTGCTGCACCGAGTCGACCCGTACACGGGCCTGACCGAAGCGGACTTCTCAGTCATCGGTCAATGGCTGGCGCAGAATGGCAACGCGGCTTGA
- a CDS encoding SDR family NAD(P)-dependent oxidoreductase, with amino-acid sequence MTPDNITETGHHGIDRERLETCLSVFEALESLPPDHPDVVRVQRATAKLYKVIKQRRREERRDAIAAADRAVTAATATGAPGRIDDETQGIPLASPTVGATAGFLHNPRGCYVCKQRYHEVDAFYHQLCPPCATLNRERRDARTDLTGRRALLTGGRAKIGMYIALRLLRDGAHTTVTTRFPHDAVRRFAAMPDSGDWLHRLRIVGIDLRDPAQVIALADSVSAQGPLDILINNAAQTVRRTPGAYAQLVAAEAAALPDGPLPELITFAKPTGQSDPAGMIAPPQSATVTPQALTALALTSGSASPERIAAATAIDAGGLVPDLDPVNSWVQRVHEVDPVELLEVQLCNVTAPFVLVSRLRPAMAAATARRKYVVNVSAMEGQFARGYKGPGHPHTNMAKAALNMLTRTSAQEMLADGILMTSVDTGWITDERPHPTKMRLADAGFHAPLDLVDGAARVYDPIVRGEQGEDLYGCFLKDYAPCAW; translated from the coding sequence ATGACGCCGGACAACATTACCGAAACAGGTCACCACGGCATCGACCGCGAACGGCTGGAGACCTGCCTCAGCGTCTTCGAGGCGTTGGAGTCCCTGCCTCCCGATCATCCCGACGTGGTGCGGGTGCAACGGGCCACCGCGAAGCTCTACAAGGTGATCAAGCAACGGCGACGCGAGGAACGGCGGGATGCCATCGCGGCGGCCGACCGCGCGGTGACGGCGGCCACCGCCACCGGAGCCCCGGGCCGCATCGACGACGAGACCCAGGGCATCCCGCTCGCCTCCCCCACCGTCGGCGCCACGGCCGGATTCCTGCACAATCCGCGCGGCTGCTACGTCTGCAAGCAGCGCTACCACGAGGTGGACGCGTTCTACCACCAGCTCTGCCCGCCCTGCGCCACGCTCAACCGGGAGCGCCGCGACGCCCGCACCGACCTGACCGGCCGGCGCGCGCTGCTCACCGGCGGCCGAGCCAAGATCGGCATGTACATCGCGCTGCGGCTGCTGCGCGACGGCGCGCACACCACGGTGACCACGCGGTTCCCGCACGACGCGGTCCGCCGATTCGCCGCGATGCCGGACAGCGGGGACTGGCTGCACCGCCTGCGGATCGTCGGGATCGACCTGCGCGACCCCGCCCAGGTGATCGCCCTCGCCGACTCGGTCAGCGCCCAGGGACCACTCGACATCCTGATCAACAATGCGGCGCAGACCGTCCGCCGCACGCCCGGTGCGTACGCGCAGCTCGTCGCCGCGGAGGCGGCGGCCCTGCCGGACGGCCCCCTGCCGGAGCTGATCACGTTCGCCAAACCTACCGGCCAAAGCGACCCGGCGGGAATGATCGCCCCGCCGCAGTCGGCCACGGTCACCCCGCAGGCGCTCACCGCGCTGGCGCTGACCAGCGGCTCCGCCTCGCCGGAACGGATCGCGGCAGCCACCGCCATCGACGCCGGCGGTCTGGTGCCGGACCTCGACCCGGTCAACAGCTGGGTGCAGCGGGTGCACGAGGTGGACCCGGTCGAACTGCTCGAAGTGCAGCTCTGCAACGTGACCGCGCCGTTCGTGCTGGTCAGCCGACTGCGACCGGCGATGGCCGCAGCGACCGCCCGCCGGAAGTACGTGGTGAACGTGTCGGCGATGGAGGGCCAGTTCGCCCGCGGCTACAAGGGGCCGGGGCACCCGCACACCAACATGGCCAAGGCCGCGCTGAACATGCTCACCCGAACCAGCGCCCAGGAGATGCTGGCCGACGGCATCCTCATGACCAGCGTCGACACCGGCTGGATCACCGACGAGCGACCCCACCCGACGAAGATGCGGCTGGCGGACGCCGGCTTCCACGCCCCCCTGGACCTGGTCGACGGCGCGGCCCGGGTCTACGACCCGATCGTCCGCGGCGAACAGGGCGAAGACCTCTACGGCTGCTTCCTGAAGGACTACGCGCCCTGCGCCTGGTGA